A genomic window from Camelina sativa cultivar DH55 chromosome 2, Cs, whole genome shotgun sequence includes:
- the LOC104724483 gene encoding heat shock 70 kDa protein 7, chloroplastic encodes MASSAAQFHILGGIGFPTASSSNKILDGTKTNSTPRSVFFGNRTNPFSTPNSAFLRMGRRNAGGASRYSVGPVRVVNEKVVGIDLGTTNSAVAAMEGGKPTIITNSEGQRTTPSVVAYTKNQDRLVGQIAKRQAVVNPENTYSSMKRFLGTKMNEVGEEAKQVSYRVVKDDNGNVKIDCPATGQQFAPEEISAQVLRKLVDDASRFLNDKVTKAVITVPAYFNDSQRTATKDAGRIAGLEVLRIINEPTAASLAYGFEKKSNETILVFDLGGGTFDVSVLEVGDGVFEVLSTSGDTHLGGDDFDKRVVDWLASTFKKDEGIDLTKDKQALQRLTEAAEKAKIELSSLTQTNMSLPFITATADGPKHIETTLTRAKFEELCSDLLDRVRKPVENSLRDAKLSFNDINEVILVGGSTRIPAVQELVRKLTGKEPNVSVNPDEVVAQGAAVQAGVLSGDVRDIVLLDVAPLSLGLETLGGVMTKIIPRNTTLPTSKSEVFSTAADGQTSVEINVLQGEREFVRDNKSIGSFRLDGIPPAPRGVPQIEVKFDIDANGILSVSASDKGTGKKQDITITGASTLPKDEVDTMVQEAERFAKEDKEKRDAIDTKNQADSIVYQTEKQLKELGEKIPGPVKEKVEAKLQELKEKIASESTQEIKDTMAALNQEVMQIGQSLYNQPQSGGAGSPPGGEASSASDSSSSSTKGGDNNADVIDADFTDSN; translated from the exons ATGGCTTCCTCCGCCGCACAATTCCACATCCTCGGCGGAATCGGATTCCCTACTGCGTCTTCCTCCAACAAAATCCTCGATGGTACTAAAACCAATTCCACTCCACGAAGCGTCTTCTTCGGAAACAGAACCAATCCTTTCTCTACTCCAAACTCCGCCTTCCTCCGTATGGGACGAAGAAACGCCGGCGGAGCTTCCAGATACTCGGTTGGTCCAGTCCGCGTGGTTAACGAGAAAGTAGTCGGAATCGATTTAGGTACGACGAACTCAGCCGTAGCTGCCATGGAAGGAGGTAAACCGACGATTATCACTAACTCTGAAGGTCAGAGAACAACGCCTTCCGTTGTGGCTTACACTAAGAACCAAGATAGACTTGTTGGTCAGATTGCTAAGCGTCAAGCTGTTGTTAATCCGGAGAACACTTATTCATCTATGAAGAGGTTCTTAGGTACGAAAATGAATGAGGTTGGTGAAGAGGCTAAGCAGGTTTCGTATAGAGTTGTTAAAGATGATAATGGCAATGTTAAGATTGATTGTCCTGCTACTGGTCAACAGTTCGCTCCTGAGGAGATCTCTGCTCAG GTTTTGAGGAAGCTTGTGGATGATGCTTCGAGGTTTTTGAATGATAAAGTAACTAAAGCTGTTATCACTGTGCCTGCTTACTTTAATGATTCACAAAGGACGGCTACTAAAGATGCTGGGCGTATTGCTGGATTGGAAGTTCTTCGTATTATCAATGAGCCTACTGCTGCTTCTTTGGCTTATGGCtttgagaagaaaagcaatGAAACTATTCTAGTCTTTGATCTTGGTGGTGGTACTTTTGATGTCTCAG TCCTTGAGGTTGGTGATGGTGTTTTTGAAGTGCTTTCTACTTCTGGTGATACACATTTGGGAGGTGATGACTTTGACAAG AGAGTTGTTGATTGGCTTGCTTCAACTTTCAAGAAAGATGAAGGCATAGACCTTACCAAAGACAAGCAAGCACTTCAGAGGTTAACTGAGGCAGCTGAAAAAGCTAAAATTGAGCTTTCCTCACTGACTCAGACTAACATGAG TTTGCCTTTTATCACTGCTACGGCTGATGGTCCTAAGCACATTGAAACCACTCTCACCCGAGCCAAGTTTGAAGAATTGTGCTCCGACTTACTGGacag GGTAAGGAAACCGGTGGAGAATTCCCTGAGGGATGCGAAGCTCAGCTTCAACGATATTAATGAGGTGATTCTTGTTGGTGGATCCACGCGTATTCCTGCTGTTCAAGAACTCGTAAGGAAACTGACAGGGAAAGAACCCAATGTGTCAGTCAATCCTGATGAAGTAGTAGCTCAAGGTGCTGCAGTTCAG GCTGGTGTTCTATCTGGAGATGTGAGGGACATTGTTCTTCTTGATGTGGCGCCACTGTCGCTTGGTTTGGAAACTCTTGGTGGTGTCATGACCAAGATCATTCCAAGAAACACCACACTTCCAACTTCTAAATCAGAAGTCTTCTCAACTGCTGCAGATGGACAGACAAGTGTTGAGATTAATGTGTTACAGGGTGAGAGAGAGTTCGTAAGAGATAACAAGTCTATTGGTAGCTTCCGTCTTGATGGTATCCCGCCTGCACCACGTGGAGTTCCACAAATCGAGGTCAAATTTGATATTGATGCCAATGGAATTCTATCTGTCAGCGCCTCCGACAAAGGCACAGGAAAGAAGCAGGACATCACCATTACTGGTGCTAGTACCTTGCCAAAGGATGAG GTAGACACAATGGTGCAAGAAGCAGAGAGGTTTGCCaaggaagacaaagaaaagagagatgcGATCGACACAAAGAACCAGGCTGATTCCATCGTGTACCAAACAGAGAAGCAGCTGAAGGAACTTGGAGAGAAAATTCCAGGTCCAGTGAAAGAAAAGGTCGAGGCTAAGCTCCAAGAGCTGAAGGAGAAAATAGCAAGTGAATCAACCCAAGAAATCAAAGACACCATGGCAGCTCTTAACCAAGAAGTGATGCAGATTGGCCAGTCTCTGTACAACCAACCCCAATCAGGAGGTGCTGGTTCTCCTCCTGGAGGTGAAGCGTCCTCGGCATctgactcatcatcatcttcaaccaAAGGTGGAGACAATAATGCTGATGTGATCGACGCTGACTTCACTGACAGCAACTAA